From one Salvelinus alpinus chromosome 14, SLU_Salpinus.1, whole genome shotgun sequence genomic stretch:
- the mitd1 gene encoding MIT domain-containing protein 1 isoform X1, whose protein sequence is MTQVPGMETSAISVLKRAVELDQSSRFQESLVCYQEGIQLLMDVLKAVKDDSKKVHYRQKIKSYMDRAEQIKVHVNQLKEEGKYHEQIRIADDATGYSYEVLFRPYVTEGLTEVWVEDPYIRHIHQLYNFLRFCEMLLKASCRVKRIHLLTSQEEGDNSSQQASALSELKQSLQSQDVCLDLQYSTFHDREIRFDNGWIIKIGRGLDYFKKPKGRFSIGYCDYDLRQCQETTVDIFHSKHTKTL, encoded by the exons ATGACGCAAGTCCCTGGTATGGAGACCTCTGCCATCTCCGTCCTGAAACGAGCCGTGGAGCTGGACCAGAGCTCGCGCTtccaggagtcgctagtgtgctaCCAGGAGGGGATCCAGCTACTGATGGACGTGCtgaaag CTGTGAAAGATGACTCGAAGAAAGTCCACTACAGACAGAAGATAAAGAGCTACATGGATCGAGCAGAACAGATCAAAGTCCATGTCAACCAACTAAAAGAAG AGGGGAAGTACCATGAGCAGATCAGGATAGCAGACGATGCTACAGGCTATAGTTACGAGGTTCTGTTCAGGCCTTACGTAACCGAGGGGCTGACTGAGGTCTGGGTGGAGGACCCTTACATCCGACATATTCACCAG CTGTATAACTTCCTGAGGTTCTGTGAGATGCTGCTGAAGGCCAGCTGTAGGGTGAAGAGGATTCACCTCCTGACCTCTCAGGAAGAG ggggACAATTCTTCTCAGCAGGCCAGTGCTCTGTCAGAGCTCAAACAGAGTCTACAGAGCCAGGATGTGTGTCTGGACCTCCAGTACTCCACTTTTCACGACAGGGAAATCAG GTTTGACAACGGCTGGATCATCAAGATAGGAAGAGGACTGGATTACTTCAAGAAACCAAAG GGTCGTTTCTCCATCGGCTACTGTGACTATGACCTGAGGCAGTGCCAGGAGACCACAGTGGATATCTTTCACAGCAAACACACTAAGACATTATAA
- the mitd1 gene encoding MIT domain-containing protein 1 isoform X2: MTQVPGMETSAISVLKRAVELDQSSRFQESLVCYQEGIQLLMDVLKAVKDDSKKVHYRQKIKSYMDRAEQIKVHVNQLKEEGKYHEQIRIADDATGYSYEVLFRPYVTEGLTEVWVEDPYIRHIHQLYNFLRFCEMLLKASCRVKRIHLLTSQEEGDNSSQQASALSELKQSLQSQDVCLDLQYSTFHDREIRFDNGWIIKIGRGLDYFKKPKARLQPGIFLPSMVVSPSATVTMT; this comes from the exons ATGACGCAAGTCCCTGGTATGGAGACCTCTGCCATCTCCGTCCTGAAACGAGCCGTGGAGCTGGACCAGAGCTCGCGCTtccaggagtcgctagtgtgctaCCAGGAGGGGATCCAGCTACTGATGGACGTGCtgaaag CTGTGAAAGATGACTCGAAGAAAGTCCACTACAGACAGAAGATAAAGAGCTACATGGATCGAGCAGAACAGATCAAAGTCCATGTCAACCAACTAAAAGAAG AGGGGAAGTACCATGAGCAGATCAGGATAGCAGACGATGCTACAGGCTATAGTTACGAGGTTCTGTTCAGGCCTTACGTAACCGAGGGGCTGACTGAGGTCTGGGTGGAGGACCCTTACATCCGACATATTCACCAG CTGTATAACTTCCTGAGGTTCTGTGAGATGCTGCTGAAGGCCAGCTGTAGGGTGAAGAGGATTCACCTCCTGACCTCTCAGGAAGAG ggggACAATTCTTCTCAGCAGGCCAGTGCTCTGTCAGAGCTCAAACAGAGTCTACAGAGCCAGGATGTGTGTCTGGACCTCCAGTACTCCACTTTTCACGACAGGGAAATCAG GTTTGACAACGGCTGGATCATCAAGATAGGAAGAGGACTGGATTACTTCAAGAAACCAAAGGCAAGACTTCAACCAGGGATATTTCTGCCCTCTAT GGTCGTTTCTCCATCGGCTACTGTGACTATGACCTGA